A stretch of the Gossypium hirsutum isolate 1008001.06 chromosome D07, Gossypium_hirsutum_v2.1, whole genome shotgun sequence genome encodes the following:
- the LOC121219367 gene encoding 3-oxoacyl-[acyl-carrier-protein] synthase II, chloroplastic, with amino-acid sequence MGRTPKFSKRMDKFMLYSLTAGKKALQDGGVNEDVMEELDKTKCGVLIGSAMGGMKVFNDAIEALRISYRKMNPFCVPFATTNMGSTMLAMDLGWMGPNYSI; translated from the exons ATGGGTCGCACACCAAAATTTTCCAAGAGGATGGACAAATTCATGCTTTATTCTCTTACTGCCGGAAAGAAAGCTTTGCAAGATGGGGGAGTAAATGAAGATGTAATGGAGGAGTTAGATAAAACGAAATGCGGAGTTTTGATTGGTTCAGCAATGGGTGGCATGAAG GTTTTCAACGATGCGATTGAAGCTTTGAGGATCTCATACAGGAAGATGAATCCTTTTTGCGTACCGTTTGCTACAACAAATATGGGTTCTACAATGCTTGCAATGGATTTG GGATGGATGGGTcctaattattcaatctag
- the LOC107953968 gene encoding DELLA protein GAI: MKRDHQEISGSGSKPAESSSIKGKLWEEDPDAGGMDDELLAVLGYKVRSSDMADVAQKLEMLEKVMGTAQEDGISQLGDTVHFNPSDLSGWVQNLLIEFNGPTTTPDPNFNDDSEYDLRAIPGVAAYPPVKSDPGLENTRKRAKTESSSSSSSTTTRPVVLIDSQEAGVRLVHTLMACAEAVQQDNLKLADALVKHIGLLASSQTGAMRKVATYFAEALARRIYRIFPPDSLDPSYNDKLQIPFYETCPYLKFAHFTANQAILEAFSMASRVHVIDFGLKQGMQWPALMQALALRPGGPPAFRLTGIGPPQPDNTDALQQVGWKLAQLAERIGIEFEFRGFVANSLADLEPEMLDIRPPEIEVVAVNAVFELHPLLARPGGIEKVVSSIKAMKPKIVTVVEQEANHNGPVFLDRFTEALHYYSTLFDSLEGSGVAPASQDLAMSELYLGRQICNVVACEGMDRVERHEPLTQWRTRMETAGFSPVHLGSNAYKQASMLLALFASGDGYRVEENNGCLMLGWHTRPLIATSAWRLAGTESGSELTQELS; this comes from the coding sequence atgaagagagaTCATCAAGAAATTTCTGGGAGTGGTTCAAAACCAGCTGAGAGTTCATCCATTAAAGGGAAATTATGGGAAGAAGATCCAGATGCTGGTGGCATGGACGACGAGTTATTAGCTGTTTTGGGTTACAAAGTTCGGTCATCAGATATGGCGGATGTAGCTCAAAAATTGGAAATGTTGGAGAAAGTTATGGGTACTGCTCAAGAAGATGGGATTTCACAGCTTGGTGATACTGTTCATTTTAATCCTTCAGATCTATCCGGTTGGGTTCAAAATTTGTTGATCGAGTTCAACGGTCCAACAACAACCCCAGATCCCAATTTCAACGATGATTCTGAGTACGATCTTAGAGCAATACCAGGGGTCGCCGCTTACCCACCGGTGAAATCGGATCCGGGTCTAGAAAATACCCGGAAACGAGCTAAAACTGAGTCCTcctcatcatcatcttcaacaACTACTCGTCCTGTTGTGTTGATTGACTCACAAGAAGCTGGGGTTCGACTCGTTCATACATTAATGGCTTGTGCTGAAGCTGTTCAACAAGATAATCTTAAACTAGCTGATGCATTAGTGAAACATATTGGGTTACTTGCTTCATCACAAACTGGTGCTATGAGAAAAGTTGCTACTTATTTTGCTGAAGCTTTAGCTCGAAGAATTTATAGAATTTTCCCACCAGATTCACTTGATCCATCATATAATGATAAGTTACAAATTCCCTTCTATGAAACTTGTCCTTATTTGAAATTTGCTCATTTTACAGCCAATCAAGCCATATTGGAAGCTTTTTCAATGGCTAGTAGAGTTCATGTTATTGATTTTGGGCTAAAACAAGGTATGCAATGGCCAGCTTTAATGCAAGCACTTGCATTAAGACCCGGTGGACCACCGGCGTTTCGATTGACCGGAATTGGACCGCCTCAACCGGATAATACTGATGCGTTGCAACAAGTGGGGTGGAAGCTAGCTCAATTGGCCGAACGCATCGGGATCGAATTCGAGTTTCGGGGATTCGTGGCTAATAGTTTAGCCGATCTCGAACCCGAAATGCTCGATATTCGTCCTCCCGAGATTGAAGTAGTAGCGGTGAACGCTGTTTTCGAGCTTCATCCCTTGTTAGCTCGACCGGGTGGGATCGAAAAAGTTGTTTCCTCTATTAAAGCGATGAAACCCAAGATTGTCACGGTTGTTGAACAAGAAGCGAATCACAACGGTCCGGTTTTCTTAGACCGTTTTACTGAAGCTCTCCATTATTATTCTACCCTTTTCGACTCGTTGGAAGGTTCAGGGGTGGCGCCAGCGAGTCAAGACCTGGCTATGTCCGAGTTATACTTAGGAAGACAGATTTGTAACGTGGTTGCTTGTGAAGGGATGGACCGAGTTGAACGACACGAGCCGCTGACTCAGTGGAGAACTCGGATGGAAACGGCCGGGTTTAGCCCTGTTCATTTGGGTTCCAATGCTTATAAACAAGCTAGTATGTTGTTGGCCCTCTTCGCCAGCGGCGATGGGTATAGAGTGGAGGAGAATAATGGGTGTTTAATGCTTGGGTGGCATACAAGGCCACTTATCGCCACCTCGGCTTGGCGACTCGCTGGTACTGAGTCAGGTAGTGAGTTAACTCAGGAGCTGAgttga